CATTTCCCGATGGGTATGACTGGTTAAAGCTACTTTACCCGCTTTTCGGTCAATTAATATTTTTATTAAGAATTAGTTCTTGCCTTGGAAAGTTCAGTAAAATAGAAATAGCCCAATCGGGTGAAGTCAAGAAACCTTAACATTAGTTAGGGTGGGATTATAAAGACAGTGAGGAGATAAAAAGATGAAACGTAATATTTTAGCAGCACTGGCCATTGTCACTCCTCTGATCATAATTAGTCCTGCGATCGCCGGAAACCCATCTGATGTACAACGGTTATTAACAACAGGACAATGTATGGGTTGTGATTTGTCCAATGAAGATTTAAGCTATGCTCATTTAATCGGGGCAGATTTGAGAAAAGCGAACCTAGAAGGGGCTAATCTCACCGAAGCGAACCTAGAAGGGGCAGACTTAACCCAGGCGAACCTCAAAGGGGCGAATTTAACAGGGGCCATGGTGACTAATGCGAGCCTAAATGATGCTAACCTCGATGAAGTGAACTTTAGTCTCGCTAAACTGTATGATGCCGATGTGACAGGGGCATCCATGGACAATTTGAATATCACCAATGCTCAAATTTATAATACAGGCATTGGCATCGGTGGCCCAGAATAGTAGATTAATTGATAATTAGGCATCGTAGGGGTCAACGGCCGTTGACCTCTAGAGGTTTTTTGTATGAAAATTCAAGTTTCTGAAGTCTTGATCAAATCAGGGGCATCA
This genomic window from Aphanothece sacrum FPU1 contains:
- a CDS encoding pentapeptide repeat-containing protein; protein product: MKRNILAALAIVTPLIIISPAIAGNPSDVQRLLTTGQCMGCDLSNEDLSYAHLIGADLRKANLEGANLTEANLEGADLTQANLKGANLTGAMVTNASLNDANLDEVNFSLAKLYDADVTGASMDNLNITNAQIYNTGIGIGGPE